One part of the Arabidopsis thaliana chromosome 1 sequence genome encodes these proteins:
- a CDS encoding ECA1 gametogenesis related family protein (ECA1 gametogenesis related family protein; LOCATED IN: endomembrane system; BEST Arabidopsis thaliana protein match is: unknown protein (TAIR:AT3G50580.1); Has 538503 Blast hits to 141081 proteins in 3721 species: Archae - 1338; Bacteria - 118954; Metazoa - 201066; Fungi - 82925; Plants - 52840; Viruses - 13353; Other Eukaryotes - 68027 (source: NCBI BLink).) has product MKSLIFLVPILCLVISPTTTIASWPKPSEVSNEDMLMNTEHNHYFGNKLNFKDSKVWKCTYNNGSGAAVSISYPSPPHPPSPKPPTPSSRPPSPLSPKKSPPSPKPSPPPRTPKKSPPPPKPSSPPPIPKKSPPPPKPSSPPPTPKKSPPPPKPSSPPPSPKKSPPPPKPSPSPPKPSTPPPTPKKSPPSPPKPSSPPPSPKKSPPPPKPSPSPPKPSTPPPTPKKSPPPPKPSQPPPKPSPPRRKPSPPTPKPSTTPPSPKPSPPRPTPKKSPPPPTTPSPSYQDPWVHFANCISEFGPSAICKQQMEVSYYRRGFLVSDYCCNLIVNMRHECTDVILGFFTDPFFVPLIRYTCHVKY; this is encoded by the coding sequence ATGAAGAGCCTCATCTTCCTCGTACCAATCCTTTGTCTCGTCATTTCACCAACCACAACGATCGCTAGTTGGCCAAAACCTTCGGAAGTTTCCAATGAGGACATGTTGATGAATACCGAACACAACCATTACTTTGGTAATAAATTGAACTTCAAAGATTCCAAAGTCTGGAAATGTACATACAACAACGGATCTGGAGCTGCCGTCTCTATTTCCTACCCTTCACCTCCACATCCGCCGTCTCCGAAGCCACCAACTCCGTCGTCTCGGCCTCCGTCACCTCTATCACCGAAAAAGTCTCCACCATCGCCTAAACCATCACCGCCACCACGAACCCCCAAAAAATCCCCACCACCGCCTAAACCATCATCGCCGCCACCAATACCCAAAaagtctccaccacctcctAAACCCTCATCGCCGCCACCAACCCCCAAAAAGTCTCCACCACCGCCTAAACCATCATCCCCGCCACCAAGTCCCAAAaagtctccaccacctcctAAACCATCCCCGTCTCCTCCAAAACCATCAACACCTCCACCAACACCTAAGAAGTCTCCTCCCTCTCCTCCCAAACCCTCGTCACCGCCACCAAGTCCTAAAAAATCTCCACCGCCTCCTAAAccatctccatctcctcctAAACCATCAACGCCACCACCAACTCCTAAGAAGTCTCCGCCACCTCCCAAACCATCTCAGCCACCTCCTAAACCATCTCCTCCACGTCGTAAACCATCTCCGCCGACTCCTAAACCATCAACAACTCCACCATCTCCTAAACCATCACCTCCGCGTCCAACTCCCAAgaagtctccaccaccaccaacaactCCGTCGCCTAGTTATCAGGATCCGTGGGTGCATTTCGCGAACTGCATTAGCGAATTTGGACCGTCGGCAATATGTAAGCAACAGATGGAAGTAAGTTACTACAGAAGAGGGTTTCTTGTTAGTGACTATTGCTGCAACCTTATTGTCAACATGAGACATGAATGTACCGATGTCATTTTGGGCTTCTTCACCGATCCTTTCTTCGTTCCACTTATTCGTTACACTTGCCATGTTAAGTATTAG